From Chryseobacterium shandongense, the proteins below share one genomic window:
- a CDS encoding sigma 54-interacting transcriptional regulator translates to MTAKPDIKTLGSLRASGYIIKSIKDELRDNLIIKIRNNDNVFEGIFGYETTVIPQLEHAILSRHNINLLGLRGQAKTRLARMMTSLLDEWIPFVSGSEINDDPFNPISRYAKELIEKEGDNTPIEWLHRDERFFEKLATPDVTVADLVGDVDPIKAANLKLSYADDRVIHFGMIPRANRSIFVINELPDLQARIQVSLFNILQEGDVQIRGFKVRMPLDIQFVFTANPEDYTNRGSIVTPLKDRIGSQILTHYPENIHIAKEITKYESSLDSRQQNGVYVPELAKDLLEQIGFEARDSEFVDYKSGVSARMSITAFENLLSTAERRSLLTGDQNTTVRLSDFMGVIPAITGKVELVYEGEQEGAEAVAQILIDNAIKTLFTSYFPKVEKLEKKEVAGPFQQITDWFLEDDGFIEITDESSDESYAKALNRVSALDKIIEKYQPDTRKEDLLFMKEFILWGLSTNKKLNKERFGTGVFFS, encoded by the coding sequence ATGACTGCAAAGCCAGATATAAAAACATTAGGCTCATTAAGAGCATCAGGATATATAATCAAAAGCATAAAAGACGAATTAAGAGATAATCTGATCATAAAAATTCGAAATAATGATAATGTCTTCGAAGGAATTTTCGGCTACGAAACTACTGTGATTCCTCAATTGGAACATGCAATTCTCAGTCGGCACAATATCAATTTATTGGGATTACGCGGACAGGCAAAAACAAGACTGGCAAGAATGATGACCTCATTGTTGGATGAGTGGATTCCTTTTGTAAGCGGAAGTGAGATCAACGATGATCCTTTCAATCCCATTTCAAGATACGCCAAAGAACTTATTGAAAAGGAAGGTGATAATACGCCTATCGAATGGCTGCACAGGGACGAAAGATTTTTTGAGAAATTAGCGACGCCGGACGTAACGGTTGCCGATCTTGTTGGTGATGTAGATCCCATTAAAGCCGCTAACCTCAAACTTTCCTACGCGGATGATAGGGTTATACATTTTGGGATGATCCCTCGTGCCAATAGAAGTATTTTTGTTATTAATGAATTGCCGGATCTTCAGGCGAGAATTCAGGTTTCATTGTTTAATATCCTGCAGGAAGGTGATGTTCAGATTCGTGGGTTTAAAGTAAGAATGCCGTTGGATATACAATTCGTTTTCACAGCCAATCCGGAAGATTATACCAACAGAGGAAGTATTGTTACCCCTTTGAAAGACAGGATCGGATCGCAAATTCTTACCCATTATCCTGAAAATATTCATATTGCAAAGGAAATTACAAAATATGAATCCAGTTTAGACAGCCGACAGCAAAACGGAGTCTATGTACCTGAGCTGGCAAAAGATCTTTTGGAGCAGATCGGTTTTGAAGCCCGCGACAGCGAGTTTGTTGACTATAAAAGCGGTGTGAGCGCGCGTATGAGCATCACGGCGTTTGAAAATCTTTTAAGTACGGCAGAAAGAAGATCCCTTTTAACGGGCGACCAGAATACTACTGTCCGGTTAAGTGATTTCATGGGCGTCATTCCAGCTATTACCGGAAAGGTAGAGCTCGTATACGAAGGGGAACAGGAAGGTGCAGAAGCAGTGGCACAAATCCTTATTGATAACGCTATTAAAACATTATTTACTTCTTACTTCCCAAAAGTAGAAAAACTGGAGAAGAAAGAGGTGGCCGGACCTTTTCAGCAAATTACAGACTGGTTCCTGGAAGACGACGGTTTTATAGAAATTACGGATGAATCTTCTGATGAATCATACGCCAAAGCGCTTAATCGCGTGAGTGCACTTGACAAGATTATTGAAAAATACCAGCCGGATACCAGAAAAGAAGATCTTTTATTCATGAAAGAATTTATTCTTTGGGGATTGTCTACCAATAAAAAACTGAATAAGGAAAGGTTCGGCACCGGAGTATTCTTTTCCTGA